In one Haemophilus parainfluenzae genomic region, the following are encoded:
- a CDS encoding aromatic amino acid transporter codes for MNKTLGSTLITSGTMIGAGMLAMPLTSAGIGFTFTVVLLVLLWILLTYSALLFVEVYQTAEHDAGIGTLAAQYFGRPGRIVATSVLMIFLYALLSAYVTGGGAILASTLPDFATPDLKMKGSILAFTIFFGIFVAIGTSFVDALNRFLFIVMIAALFIVLGLMIPEIKIDNLMAMPIDKALLISASPVFFTAFGFHGSIPCLNKYLEGDVKALRFSIIMGSAITLVGYLLWQFSTHGVLSQSRFLEILNQDPTLNGLIEAVRVITGSTIIAAVVKIFSALALITSFLGVALGLLECIDDLLKRAFNISANRLSLGFLTFLPPLLFAFFYPEGFILALGYAGQMFAFYAVVLPAALVWKARHQHPNLPYRVPGGSGFLLFVSILGIIIVSIPFLIKLGVLPEVVG; via the coding sequence ATGAACAAAACATTGGGAAGTACCTTGATTACCTCAGGGACGATGATTGGGGCAGGGATGCTTGCCATGCCTCTCACCTCTGCAGGAATAGGTTTCACGTTTACAGTTGTTCTACTTGTTCTTTTATGGATTCTGCTCACCTATAGCGCATTATTATTTGTTGAGGTTTACCAAACAGCTGAACATGATGCCGGTATTGGCACGCTTGCCGCACAGTATTTTGGTCGACCAGGACGAATTGTCGCAACCAGCGTATTAATGATTTTCCTTTATGCATTACTTTCCGCCTATGTAACCGGTGGTGGTGCAATTCTTGCTTCAACTTTACCTGATTTTGCGACACCTGATCTCAAAATGAAAGGTTCTATCCTAGCATTTACGATCTTCTTTGGTATCTTCGTGGCAATTGGCACAAGCTTTGTGGATGCCTTAAATCGTTTCTTATTTATCGTGATGATTGCGGCTTTATTTATTGTGCTTGGATTGATGATTCCAGAAATTAAAATCGATAACTTAATGGCCATGCCTATTGATAAAGCGCTATTGATTTCGGCTAGTCCAGTTTTCTTTACCGCTTTTGGTTTCCACGGCTCAATTCCTTGCTTAAATAAATACTTAGAAGGTGATGTAAAAGCCTTAAGATTTTCTATTATTATGGGCTCTGCAATCACATTAGTGGGTTATCTTTTATGGCAATTTTCTACTCACGGCGTGTTAAGTCAAAGCCGATTCTTAGAAATCCTTAATCAAGATCCAACATTAAATGGATTGATTGAAGCCGTTCGAGTGATTACAGGCAGCACCATTATTGCGGCTGTCGTGAAAATCTTCTCTGCCTTAGCACTGATTACCTCATTCTTAGGGGTGGCACTAGGTTTACTAGAATGTATTGACGACTTGTTAAAACGCGCCTTCAATATTTCAGCAAACCGTTTAAGTTTAGGTTTTTTAACCTTCCTTCCGCCATTGCTCTTTGCATTCTTCTATCCAGAAGGCTTCATCCTTGCATTAGGTTATGCAGGACAAATGTTTGCTTTCTATGCAGTGGTATTGCCAGCAGCATTGGTTTGGAAAGCTCGCCATCAACATCCAAACTTACCTTATCGTGTGCCGGGTGGTTCAGGGTTCCTACTCTTTGTCTCAATTCTAGGGATTATTATCGTGAGTATCCCATTCCTAATTAAATTAGGTGTATTACCTGAAGTAGTGGGTTAA
- a CDS encoding tyrosine phenol-lyase yields MAYYPAEPFRIKSVEPVSILPKAEREKAMKAAGFNTFLLDSKDVYIDLLTDSGTNAMSDRQWAGIMMGDEAYAGSRNFYHLQETVQDLFGFKHIVPTHQGRGAENILSRIAIKPGQYVPGNMYFTTTRFHQEANGGIFYDIIRDEAHDATLDVPFKGDIDVKKLEKLINEKGAENIAYVCLAVTVNLAGGQPVSIANMKAVRELTAKHGIKVFYDATRCIENAYFIKEQEPGYQDRSIKSIVQEMFSYADGCTMSGKKDCLTNIGGFLCMNDEELFMKAKELVVVFEGMPSYGGMAGRDMEAMAIGLKEATQEEYIEHRVKQVRYLGEKLKAAGVPIVEPIGGHAVFLDARRFCPHLKQEEDFPAQALAAAIYVECGVRTMERGIISAGRDIKTGENHHPKLETVRITIPRRVYTYAHMDLVADGIIHLFKHKEDIKGLRFVYEPKQLRFFTARFEQK; encoded by the coding sequence ATGGCATACTATCCAGCAGAACCGTTCCGTATTAAAAGTGTTGAACCTGTTTCAATCTTACCAAAAGCAGAACGTGAAAAAGCAATGAAAGCGGCAGGCTTCAATACCTTCTTACTTGATTCAAAAGATGTTTATATCGACCTTTTAACCGATAGCGGTACGAATGCAATGAGTGACCGTCAATGGGCCGGTATTATGATGGGTGATGAAGCTTATGCAGGTAGCCGCAACTTCTATCATTTACAAGAAACAGTTCAAGACTTATTTGGTTTCAAACATATTGTGCCAACTCACCAAGGTCGTGGTGCTGAAAATATCCTTTCTCGTATCGCGATTAAACCGGGTCAATACGTACCAGGTAATATGTATTTCACAACCACTCGTTTCCACCAAGAAGCCAATGGCGGTATTTTCTACGATATTATTCGTGATGAAGCGCATGATGCGACATTAGATGTGCCATTTAAAGGCGATATTGATGTTAAAAAATTAGAAAAATTAATTAACGAAAAAGGCGCTGAAAATATTGCTTATGTGTGCTTGGCAGTAACAGTAAACTTAGCTGGTGGTCAACCGGTTTCTATCGCAAACATGAAAGCCGTTCGTGAATTAACCGCAAAACACGGCATTAAAGTGTTCTACGATGCAACACGTTGTATTGAAAATGCTTATTTTATTAAAGAACAAGAACCTGGCTATCAAGATCGTTCAATCAAATCTATCGTTCAAGAAATGTTCAGCTATGCAGATGGTTGTACAATGAGTGGTAAAAAAGACTGCTTAACCAATATCGGTGGTTTCTTATGTATGAATGATGAAGAATTATTCATGAAAGCGAAAGAATTGGTTGTTGTGTTCGAAGGTATGCCGTCTTACGGTGGTATGGCTGGTCGTGATATGGAAGCGATGGCGATCGGTTTGAAAGAAGCGACTCAGGAAGAGTACATTGAACACCGTGTTAAACAAGTACGTTACCTCGGTGAAAAATTAAAAGCAGCGGGTGTACCGATTGTAGAACCAATTGGTGGTCATGCGGTGTTCTTAGATGCACGTCGTTTCTGTCCACATTTGAAACAAGAAGAAGACTTCCCAGCACAAGCATTAGCGGCAGCAATCTATGTTGAATGCGGTGTGCGTACAATGGAACGTGGTATTATTTCAGCTGGTCGTGATATCAAAACTGGCGAAAACCATCATCCAAAACTTGAAACTGTACGTATTACTATTCCGCGTCGTGTTTACACCTACGCACACATGGATTTAGTTGCTGATGGTATTATCCACTTATTCAAACATAAAGAGGATATTAAAGGGCTTCGTTTCGTGTATGAACCAAAACAATTACGTTTCTTCACAGCACGTTTTGAACAAAAATAG